TCCATCAATGCGCCTCCTTGTGCGCAGCCGCCCAGCGCAGGCGGTAGGCCACCAGGGTGTCGCAGGCCAGCAGCGTGAACAGCAGCAGCCCCTGGAACACGCCCGTCAGCGCCTTGGGCAGCCCCAGGCGCGATTGCGCCAGCTCACCGCCGATATAAAACATGCTCATCAAGAGCGCCGACAGCACCATGCCCACCGGGTGCAGGCGCCCGACGAAGGCAACGATGATGGCGGCAAAACCGTAGCCCGCCGGCACGTAGGGCGTGAGCTGGCCAATGGGCCCGGCCACCTCCAGCGCCCCGGCCAGACCGGCGGCGCCGCCCGAGATCAAGAGCGCCACCCAGAGCGCGCGGCGCGAGGAAAAACCGGCGTAGCGCGCCGCTGCCGGCGCCAGCCCCCCGACCTGCAGCGCAAAGCCGGCACGGGTGCGGAACAGGAACACCCACAGCGCCGCCGCTGCCGCCAGCGCCAGCGGCAGGCCGATGGTGACGCGCGAGCCGGCAAACAACTTGGGCATCTGCGTCACGCGCTCGAACATCTTGGTCTGCGGAAAGTTGTAGCCCATCGGGTCCTTCCAGGGCCCGTACACCAGGTAGCTCAGCAGCAGCGTGGCCACGTACACCAGCATCAGACTGACCAAAATTTCGTTGGCGTTGAAACGGTCGCGCAGCAGCGCCGTGATGCCCGCCCAGGCCATGCCGCCGAGCACCCCAGCGCACAAAATTGCCGGCACGATCCAGGGCCCGGTGCCCTTGTCTGCCAGCAGGGCGACGCCGCCGGCGGCAATGGCGCCGAGGACGAACTGGCCCTCGGCGCCAATGTTCCAGACGTTGGAGCGAAAGCACACCGCCAGCCCCAGGGCGATGAGCAGCAGCGGCGTCGCCTTGACGGCCAGCTCCCCCAGGGCGTAAGGGGTTTTGATGGGTTCCCAGAAAAACACCTGCAGGCCGCGCAGCGGGTCTTTGCCCAGGGCCATGAACAACGCCACACCAATGACCACCGTGATCGCCAGCGCCAGCACTGGCGCGCCGTAGGACCACAGGCGCGAGGGCGCGGGCCGCGCTTCAAGCTTGAACATCGGCCGCCTCCTGCGCTTGCAGGGCGCCCAGGTGCGCCTGCACGTCGGCGTGCCACAGGCCGCTCATCCATTCGCCAATGCGCTCGACGCTGGCGTCGGCACGGGGTACGGAGGGCGAGAGGTGGCCCTTGGCCAGCACATACAGGCGGTCACTCATTTCAAACAATTCGTCCAATTCTTCACTGAGCACCAGCACCGCGCAGC
This DNA window, taken from Acidovorax sp. HDW3, encodes the following:
- a CDS encoding ABC transporter permease, translated to MFKLEARPAPSRLWSYGAPVLALAITVVIGVALFMALGKDPLRGLQVFFWEPIKTPYALGELAVKATPLLLIALGLAVCFRSNVWNIGAEGQFVLGAIAAGGVALLADKGTGPWIVPAILCAGVLGGMAWAGITALLRDRFNANEILVSLMLVYVATLLLSYLVYGPWKDPMGYNFPQTKMFERVTQMPKLFAGSRVTIGLPLALAAAAALWVFLFRTRAGFALQVGGLAPAAARYAGFSSRRALWVALLISGGAAGLAGALEVAGPIGQLTPYVPAGYGFAAIIVAFVGRLHPVGMVLSALLMSMFYIGGELAQSRLGLPKALTGVFQGLLLFTLLACDTLVAYRLRWAAAHKEAH